The Geothermobacter hydrogeniphilus genome includes a region encoding these proteins:
- a CDS encoding CxxxxCH/CxxCH domain c-type cytochrome yields MDVQMMRQRPFFNVSCEQVCRLLIGGLLFLVLAIPSVAFATPQSSADTWLLTPGNRSITLSLGYTGDDNGDNQVLIAWIEEGGDWSTPLGSVQLAHHASPYGYTITGLSNDLSYRVRVTLSDPDNADIVQTYTGLAPYNPLIHSSRSTGSSRWSAAGGWGVKGGKYGRYTCETCHSRQTVNIKMIREDLRVNDPDSTDQLPIEAAGMQVSFSSTVNGSADFGDDSRADGSSSNRICEGCHTLTDVHRFDLSGQPGGTDHHNREDCIGCHQHSNAFKPGCTGCHDIPPQWNSHPAHAGSTTVMEPLACSACHKTSVHNNGLSEVRFDPGDSRLDGAVYDDGDETSRFSEQNGYQTTPAYSSCDNLSCHSNASPFDGVTVYRNPVWGGSAQNCSSCHDGGGQGTTLSGRHGRHTGTPYDFQCALCHAATAQTDSSIADPAKHLNGSKDVVFAASVGGSYNTSGRGCDLTYCHSDGRGGPPNRDVAWSDSQPTTCSDCHNGRIGDAVEMQSNAHDRLASSNWIRQYPCEYCHANTVDASGQIRDLGRHVNFSKDVVFDSRWAIDGLQSPDYDSQSKVCSNIYCHSDGTTVNPEVRNFAWDLGKHADCNTCHGHPDGECSACHSDGRTAFPPEEQWKSAMPMYANGGPGTARANSHLRHLQTNFSCENCHANTVVGSCQTAGCHDGGIPQGSMTEVGHVNASFHVNKVKDVVFKDGGSYDPATKRCSNTACHTGSDPQWGDSRDNEVLCFTCHGTTLADVDDFGSFNGIRARINMDEWVTSGHGRPAASGPYPSGNAAADFPGNPCWYCHDQDVLHKTPDNPFRLKLHQQFGKRFEKECVYCHMEGTDNECLGCHNDANSLAPQLATITSPPFSQDHAGFTDGSTSCVTSLCHPDDASRHKTGAGLWTPQQKADVRSQYIMNGVCLQCHDDDSNNRCNECHTWNGDPTQNPYRIGYDPGTGFIAGSSKAGSTHFGHKHYDKYTSEGVWGGGKFCWDCHDPHGDKNLYMIQNKVATTTDGVYGIPQTRAEVSFTRTLSGKDFARSLPPFNGICNVCHDSTAHYQKDFGDDHNSGRPCTNCHEHSFRDNHASGQACNSCHLNKPEIAHTAFSQSRDCTKCHDGVINGRMDVMRQFNGQSHHVQGRPISNRDCYACHWEATPEGLINRDHHSGYNNKTYTSISNAPVDLVIWGPGTRPTDYQDGVTAVQFSATAIGTVDERQEIGKVSLHCLGCHSDQNNLTEPFGDCKTPRQYAWDGTSIAARYLQTGTTLWGKYSGPGLADKQLTKAFSAHGNAVANQGGWDPATGEDEALPNTRDGSQNIQCFDCHSSHGSYTTGITSSYVTFDGSHGGANLKETQAGKGGYSVTYRAQAESNALSQLNPGASQCFDCHETRTAGEKPWGFESTFGASEPIRGYRDSSRFDGGDNGVKGRWAFMAGKTGISGHFSKLSPPLDNPAGRQVNGLCAACHDPHGVSPTLGSDQQYGVPLLKGTWLTDPYKEDHPQTDVRPRSAQPQLTSSHVQIDRKAFGDLTNRTHISESPQQFAGLCLGCHPQQNLTAGMDKSQPFGSRDRVHQAVKGWGSNAEHSFPCAKCHQPHSSGLPRLMRTNCLDWKHRGELESGGVEPGWYDEQSHFPRLRYRYQPCHQSPGAKGGTETYSNYKDQQWNQVTPW; encoded by the coding sequence ATCGACCGGTTCTTCCCGTTGGTCGGCGGCCGGCGGCTGGGGGGTGAAAGGCGGAAAATATGGACGCTATACCTGTGAAACCTGTCATTCCCGGCAGACGGTCAATATCAAGATGATCCGCGAGGATCTTCGGGTCAATGATCCTGATTCCACCGATCAACTGCCGATCGAGGCGGCCGGAATGCAGGTCAGTTTTTCCAGCACGGTCAATGGGTCGGCTGACTTCGGCGATGACAGCCGTGCTGACGGCAGCAGTTCCAATCGCATCTGCGAAGGTTGTCATACCCTGACCGATGTTCACCGTTTTGATCTGAGCGGACAGCCGGGGGGAACGGATCACCACAATCGCGAAGACTGCATCGGCTGCCACCAGCACAGCAATGCCTTCAAACCGGGCTGCACCGGTTGTCATGACATTCCGCCGCAATGGAACAGTCACCCGGCCCATGCCGGCAGCACCACCGTTATGGAACCGCTTGCCTGTTCGGCCTGCCATAAGACATCGGTCCACAACAATGGTCTTTCAGAAGTCCGGTTCGATCCCGGTGATTCCCGTCTGGATGGCGCAGTTTATGACGATGGCGATGAAACCAGTCGTTTCAGCGAACAGAACGGCTACCAGACCACACCCGCCTACAGCAGCTGCGACAACCTCTCCTGCCACAGCAACGCGTCACCTTTTGACGGCGTGACCGTCTATCGCAACCCGGTCTGGGGAGGTTCAGCTCAGAACTGCTCCTCCTGTCATGACGGCGGGGGACAGGGAACGACCTTGAGCGGCCGTCATGGCCGCCATACCGGAACGCCTTATGATTTTCAGTGCGCGTTGTGTCATGCCGCCACCGCCCAGACCGACAGCAGCATCGCCGACCCGGCGAAACATCTCAACGGCAGCAAGGATGTGGTCTTTGCAGCTTCCGTCGGCGGCAGTTACAATACGTCCGGGCGCGGTTGCGATCTGACCTATTGTCACAGTGATGGCCGTGGCGGCCCGCCGAACCGGGATGTCGCCTGGTCCGACAGCCAGCCGACGACCTGTTCCGACTGCCACAACGGCCGCATCGGGGATGCCGTCGAAATGCAGAGCAATGCCCATGACCGGTTGGCCAGCAGCAACTGGATCCGGCAGTACCCCTGCGAATACTGTCACGCCAATACGGTCGATGCCTCCGGTCAGATCCGCGACCTCGGCCGGCATGTCAATTTCAGCAAGGATGTGGTGTTTGACTCCCGCTGGGCGATCGACGGCCTGCAGAGTCCCGATTACGATTCCCAGAGCAAGGTCTGCAGCAATATCTACTGCCATTCCGACGGTACCACGGTGAATCCCGAGGTTCGCAATTTCGCCTGGGATCTCGGCAAACACGCCGACTGCAATACCTGTCACGGACATCCCGACGGCGAATGTTCCGCCTGCCACAGCGACGGGCGAACCGCCTTTCCTCCTGAAGAACAGTGGAAGTCGGCCATGCCGATGTATGCCAACGGCGGACCCGGCACCGCCCGCGCCAACTCTCACCTGCGCCACCTGCAGACCAATTTTTCCTGCGAGAACTGTCACGCCAATACCGTGGTCGGTTCCTGCCAGACAGCCGGTTGTCATGACGGCGGTATTCCGCAGGGGAGCATGACCGAGGTCGGTCACGTCAATGCCTCCTTTCATGTCAACAAGGTCAAGGATGTCGTCTTCAAGGACGGCGGCAGTTATGACCCGGCAACCAAGCGCTGTTCGAATACCGCCTGCCATACCGGGTCCGATCCCCAGTGGGGGGATTCGCGCGACAACGAAGTCCTTTGTTTCACCTGTCATGGAACCACGCTGGCGGATGTCGATGATTTCGGCAGCTTCAACGGGATCCGGGCGCGCATCAATATGGATGAATGGGTCACCAGCGGGCATGGGCGGCCGGCGGCCTCCGGTCCGTACCCGAGCGGCAACGCGGCGGCCGATTTTCCCGGCAATCCCTGCTGGTATTGTCACGATCAGGATGTGCTGCACAAGACGCCGGACAATCCGTTCCGGCTGAAACTGCATCAGCAGTTCGGTAAACGTTTTGAAAAGGAGTGTGTTTACTGTCACATGGAGGGCACCGACAATGAGTGCCTCGGCTGCCACAACGACGCCAACAGCCTGGCGCCGCAACTGGCGACCATTACCAGCCCGCCCTTCAGTCAGGATCATGCCGGTTTCACCGATGGCTCGACGTCCTGCGTGACCAGCCTCTGCCATCCTGACGACGCCTCCCGGCACAAGACCGGAGCCGGTCTCTGGACCCCGCAGCAGAAGGCCGATGTCCGCAGTCAGTACATCATGAATGGTGTCTGTCTGCAGTGTCATGATGATGACAGCAACAATCGCTGCAACGAGTGTCATACCTGGAACGGTGACCCGACGCAGAACCCCTACCGTATCGGTTATGATCCGGGGACCGGATTCATCGCCGGCTCGAGCAAGGCCGGGTCAACCCACTTCGGTCACAAGCATTATGACAAGTACACCTCGGAAGGTGTCTGGGGGGGCGGCAAGTTCTGCTGGGACTGCCATGACCCGCATGGAGACAAGAATCTCTACATGATTCAGAACAAGGTGGCGACGACCACCGACGGTGTGTACGGTATTCCCCAGACCCGGGCCGAGGTCAGTTTCACCCGTACCTTGAGCGGCAAGGATTTCGCTCGCAGCCTGCCGCCCTTCAACGGCATCTGCAATGTCTGTCACGACAGCACCGCCCATTACCAGAAAGATTTCGGTGATGATCACAATTCCGGGCGGCCCTGCACCAATTGCCACGAGCACAGTTTCCGGGACAATCACGCTTCCGGACAGGCCTGCAACAGTTGTCATCTGAACAAGCCCGAAATTGCTCACACTGCTTTCAGCCAGTCCCGTGACTGCACCAAGTGCCACGACGGGGTGATCAACGGACGGATGGACGTCATGCGTCAGTTCAACGGTCAGTCGCATCATGTCCAGGGCAGGCCGATCAGTAATCGTGACTGTTACGCCTGTCACTGGGAAGCAACGCCCGAGGGACTGATCAACCGCGATCATCACTCCGGTTACAACAACAAGACCTATACCTCGATCAGTAATGCACCGGTCGATCTGGTGATCTGGGGACCGGGAACCCGCCCGACCGATTACCAGGACGGCGTCACCGCTGTCCAGTTCTCCGCCACCGCCATCGGTACTGTCGACGAACGGCAGGAAATCGGTAAAGTCAGCCTGCACTGCCTCGGTTGTCACTCGGACCAGAACAATCTGACCGAGCCCTTCGGTGACTGCAAGACTCCCCGCCAGTATGCCTGGGACGGCACCAGCATTGCCGCCCGCTACCTGCAGACCGGCACCACCCTCTGGGGCAAGTACAGCGGTCCTGGACTGGCGGACAAACAGCTGACCAAGGCTTTTTCGGCCCATGGTAACGCCGTTGCCAACCAGGGGGGCTGGGATCCGGCCACCGGCGAGGATGAAGCCCTGCCCAATACCCGCGACGGCAGCCAGAATATTCAGTGCTTCGATTGTCACAGTTCGCACGGTTCCTACACCACCGGCATCACCAGCAGTTACGTGACTTTCGACGGCAGCCATGGCGGCGCCAATTTGAAGGAAACCCAGGCCGGCAAGGGAGGCTATTCGGTGACCTACCGGGCGCAGGCGGAAAGCAACGCTTTAAGTCAGCTCAACCCGGGAGCGAGCCAGTGCTTCGACTGCCACGAGACCCGTACCGCCGGTGAAAAGCCCTGGGGATTTGAATCGACCTTCGGTGCCAGTGAGCCGATCCGGGGATATCGGGACTCCTCCCGTTTCGACGGCGGTGACAACGGCGTCAAGGGCCGCTGGGCGTTCATGGCCGGCAAGACCGGCATCAGCGGACATTTCAGCAAGCTGTCGCCACCGCTGGACAATCCGGCCGGGCGACAGGTCAACGGTCTCTGCGCCGCCTGCCACGACCCGCACGGTGTCAGCCCGACCCTCGGCAGTGACCAGCAATACGGGGTCCCGCTGCTGAAGGGAACCTGGTTGACCGATCCCTACAAGGAAGATCATCCCCAGACCGATGTCAGGCCGCGTTCGGCCCAGCCGCAACTGACCAGCAGTCATGTTCAGATCGACCGCAAGGCCTTTGGCGACCTGACCAACCGTACCCATATCAGTGAGTCGCCGCAGCAGTTCGCCGGCCTCTGCCTCGGCTGTCATCCGCAGCAGAACCTGACCGCCGGCATGGACAAGAGCCAACCCTTCGGCAGCCGCGACCGGGTTCATCAGGCGGTCAAGGGGTGGGGCAGCAATGCTGAACACAGTTTCCCCTGCGCCAAATGCCATCAACCGCACAGCTCCGGTCTGCCCAGGTTGATGCGGACCAATTGCCTGGACTGGAAACATCGCGGTGAACTCGAAAGCGGTGGTGTCGAGCCGGGCTGGTACGATGAGCAGAGCCATTTCCCGCGCCTGCGCTACCGCTATCAGCCCTGTCACCAGTCACCCGGAGCCAAAGGGGGAACCGAGACCTACAGCAATTACAAGGATCAGCAATGGAACCAGGTGACGCCATGGTAG